The following coding sequences are from one Candidatus Dadabacteria bacterium window:
- the gyrB gene encoding DNA topoisomerase (ATP-hydrolyzing) subunit B, which translates to MGELRQDNGSGDDYTAEQIKVLPGLEAVRKRPDMYIGDTNSRGFHHLVFEVLDNSVDESLAGFCDNISVTVHVDESITVEDDGRGIPVDVHEETGKPAVEVVMTMLHAGGKFDSKVYQVSGGLHGVGVTVVNALSESLSIEIKREGDVWYQEYEKGEAVKDLKKTGKTKKSGTKIHFKPDSGIFEVSEFNYDILAHRIRELAFLNKGLRITLNDERADRSQEFFYEGGIVAFVEELNQNRKALHPEVIYVSGERDSTVVEVALQYNDTYRETIFCYANNINNIEGGTHLSGFRTSLTRTINRYAEEKNLLKNLKMAIAGEDVREGLVAVVSVKIPDPKFEGQTKTKLGNTSVRGIVESLLNDKLRVFFEENPTVARRIVEKTIEAARARNAARKAKELTRRKSALESGALPGKLADCQERDPEKSELYIVEGESAGGSAKQARDRHNQAILPLKGKILNVEKARLDKMLANEEIRTTITVLGTGIGEEEGDFDISKIRYHKIILMTDADVDGSHIRTLLLTLFYRYFREVIEKGYLYVAQPPLYLVRKGRKETYLKDDQEYEEFLVKLGVEGLEIASGGTNGHARQIKGQKLFDLVQKAIRYGKLLDRMSRWGRNRGIVDAFARRTDFGKTNLKHGNETSLDTHLVAIREWLGENYPDIVDLDWKFGEDTEHNSNSIEYDFRENGRVSSSFIDFNFLASPDFRELRKLAESLSPLWDSACHIVDDSEEKEIGSIERFVEFIMERGKKGQFIQRYKGLGEMNPEQLWSTTMNPENRVLKQVQVDDAVEADEIFSKLMGDQVEPRKEFIELNALRVSNLDI; encoded by the coding sequence ATGGGTGAATTGCGGCAGGATAACGGTTCCGGTGATGATTACACCGCCGAGCAGATAAAGGTTCTTCCGGGCCTTGAAGCCGTACGAAAACGCCCTGACATGTACATAGGGGATACCAATTCCCGGGGATTCCACCACCTCGTGTTCGAGGTTCTCGATAACAGCGTGGACGAATCCCTTGCGGGCTTCTGCGACAATATCTCCGTCACCGTGCACGTAGATGAGAGCATTACGGTTGAAGACGACGGAAGAGGGATTCCGGTTGATGTCCACGAGGAGACGGGAAAACCAGCCGTTGAGGTCGTGATGACCATGCTTCATGCCGGAGGAAAATTCGACAGCAAGGTCTATCAGGTTTCAGGAGGGCTCCACGGCGTGGGCGTCACGGTGGTAAACGCCCTATCGGAGAGCCTCTCGATAGAGATAAAGAGGGAAGGGGATGTCTGGTATCAGGAGTATGAGAAGGGAGAAGCGGTAAAAGACCTTAAAAAGACCGGAAAAACGAAAAAAAGCGGAACAAAGATACATTTCAAGCCCGATTCCGGGATATTCGAGGTTAGCGAGTTCAATTACGACATCCTCGCCCACAGGATAAGGGAGCTTGCCTTCCTTAACAAGGGCCTTCGTATCACCCTTAACGACGAGAGAGCGGACAGGTCCCAGGAGTTTTTCTACGAAGGGGGGATCGTCGCTTTCGTTGAGGAGCTTAACCAGAACAGAAAAGCGCTTCATCCCGAGGTGATCTACGTCTCTGGCGAGAGGGACTCGACCGTGGTCGAAGTCGCCCTGCAGTACAACGACACTTATAGGGAAACCATATTCTGCTACGCGAACAACATAAACAACATTGAGGGGGGAACCCACCTCTCGGGCTTTCGCACTTCCTTAACGAGAACCATAAACAGGTACGCCGAGGAGAAGAACCTTCTTAAGAACCTCAAGATGGCGATTGCCGGAGAAGATGTGAGAGAGGGTCTGGTGGCCGTCGTGAGCGTAAAGATCCCGGATCCCAAATTTGAAGGCCAGACCAAAACGAAGCTTGGGAATACTTCCGTAAGGGGTATCGTCGAGTCCTTGCTGAACGATAAGCTTCGGGTGTTCTTTGAAGAAAATCCCACTGTGGCCAGACGAATCGTGGAAAAAACGATAGAAGCCGCAAGGGCGAGGAATGCCGCGAGAAAAGCAAAGGAGCTTACCAGGAGAAAAAGTGCTCTTGAATCCGGTGCGCTTCCCGGAAAGCTGGCTGACTGCCAAGAGCGCGATCCAGAGAAAAGCGAACTCTACATAGTCGAGGGAGAGTCGGCGGGCGGATCCGCAAAACAGGCGAGGGACAGGCACAATCAGGCCATTTTGCCTCTTAAGGGAAAAATCCTGAACGTTGAGAAGGCCAGGCTTGACAAGATGCTCGCCAACGAGGAAATCCGTACCACGATCACCGTTTTGGGCACCGGAATAGGGGAAGAGGAAGGCGACTTCGACATATCGAAGATACGCTATCACAAGATAATACTGATGACCGACGCGGACGTCGACGGATCGCACATAAGAACCCTTCTTCTCACGCTGTTTTACCGCTATTTCAGGGAAGTAATAGAAAAGGGATATCTCTATGTCGCCCAGCCTCCTCTCTATCTCGTGAGAAAGGGAAGGAAGGAAACTTACCTCAAGGACGATCAGGAATACGAGGAGTTTCTCGTTAAGCTTGGAGTCGAAGGCCTTGAAATCGCTTCCGGAGGCACAAACGGCCACGCAAGGCAGATTAAGGGACAAAAGCTTTTCGATCTCGTGCAGAAAGCCATCAGGTACGGAAAACTTCTTGACCGCATGAGCAGGTGGGGGAGAAACAGGGGGATAGTTGACGCTTTTGCCAGAAGAACCGATTTCGGCAAAACCAACCTCAAGCACGGCAATGAAACCTCCCTGGACACTCATCTTGTCGCAATAAGGGAGTGGCTTGGGGAGAACTATCCCGACATAGTCGATCTTGACTGGAAGTTTGGAGAGGACACCGAGCATAATTCAAACAGCATTGAATACGATTTCAGGGAAAACGGAAGGGTAAGTTCCTCCTTTATTGATTTTAACTTCCTCGCTTCTCCCGATTTCAGGGAACTTAGGAAGCTTGCGGAGTCTCTTAGCCCGCTTTGGGACTCTGCCTGCCATATAGTTGATGATAGCGAAGAAAAAGAGATCGGAAGCATTGAGAGATTCGTTGAGTTCATCATGGAAAGAGGGAAGAAGGGTCAGTTTATACAGAGGTATAAAGGTCTCGGAGAGATGAACCCGGAGCAGCTTTGGTCAACTACCATGAATCCCGAGAATAGGGTGCTGAAACAGGTCCAGGTTGACGATGCTGTTGAGGCGGACGAGATATTCTCAAAACTCATGGGCGATCAGGTAGAACCCAGAAAGGAGTTTATTGAATTAAACGCTCTTAGAGTTAGTAATCTGGATATTTAA
- the nuoH gene encoding NADH-quinone oxidoreductase subunit NuoH gives MTPLLISIAVAKIALVFFVVLTVVAYLTFAERRLSAFIQDRYGPNRVGPSGLLQPLADGIKFIFKEDIIPPKANKTMYIMAPAFALVTALAALAVIPIGKGVHTDLFGFLQDPVFIRFQIADINIGLLYVLGISSLSVYGVVLGGWGSNSKYSLLGGLRAAAQMISYELALGLSILGVIAITGSLRLGDIIEAQEKMWFLIPSFIGFVVFVVSAFAETNRLPFDMPEAEPEIVAGYHTEYSSIKFAMFFMAEYTHMIVASCMITCLFLGGWYPLPFGGWFGIDINTHWYLPPAVFIGKVLFLLFLFIWVRWTLPRFRYDQVMSLGWKRLFPLAVANLLLISFLIVSGIL, from the coding sequence ATGACTCCACTTCTAATATCAATAGCGGTCGCAAAGATAGCGCTTGTTTTTTTCGTCGTCCTGACGGTTGTTGCCTATTTAACCTTCGCGGAAAGAAGGTTAAGCGCCTTCATACAGGACCGCTACGGACCGAACAGGGTTGGGCCCTCGGGGCTGCTCCAGCCTCTTGCAGACGGCATCAAGTTCATATTCAAAGAAGACATCATTCCCCCGAAAGCGAACAAGACCATGTACATAATGGCCCCGGCGTTCGCGCTCGTCACGGCCCTTGCGGCCCTCGCCGTGATTCCCATAGGAAAGGGGGTTCATACTGATCTCTTCGGATTTCTCCAAGATCCCGTATTCATAAGGTTCCAGATAGCCGATATAAACATCGGCCTTCTCTACGTGCTTGGAATAAGTTCGCTCAGCGTATACGGCGTGGTGCTCGGCGGGTGGGGTTCTAACAGCAAGTACTCGCTCCTGGGAGGTCTTCGGGCCGCAGCGCAGATGATAAGCTATGAACTCGCTCTGGGCCTGTCCATACTGGGGGTAATCGCCATAACGGGATCTCTTCGCCTCGGGGACATAATCGAAGCGCAGGAGAAGATGTGGTTCTTAATCCCGTCCTTTATAGGCTTTGTGGTTTTCGTAGTTTCCGCATTTGCCGAAACCAACAGGCTTCCATTTGATATGCCGGAAGCCGAGCCCGAGATAGTCGCCGGCTATCACACCGAATACAGCAGCATAAAATTTGCAATGTTCTTCATGGCTGAATATACTCATATGATAGTTGCTTCGTGCATGATAACTTGTTTATTTTTGGGTGGTTGGTATCCCTTACCGTTCGGAGGGTGGTTCGGCATTGATATCAACACACATTGGTATCTGCCGCCAGCTGTCTTTATCGGCAAAGTCCTTTTCTTACTCTTCCTGTTTATCTGGGTAAGATGGACTTTGCCAAGGTTCAGATATGATCAGGTAATGAGCCTCGGCTGGAAGAGGCTTTTCCCCCTAGCAGTAGCTAACCTGCTTCTCATAAGTTTTCTTATCGTTTCGGGAATTCTTTAG
- a CDS encoding molybdopterin-dependent oxidoreductase — protein MPKITIDGIELDVDDGINVIQAAAVAGIEIPHFCYHPSLSVVAQCRQCLVEVEGVPKVLPACNTTVRDGLVVKTDTEKAFEARKAAVEFTLINHPLDCPICAKGGECPLQMTTFDHGPGYSRVGGPENKKVRQKTYLSDRIMYDANRCIMCTRCVRFTDEVTKTHELGTTGRGFRKKISVFPGKTLDNELAGNVIDICPVGALLPKDNLHEERVWYMKFTDSVCSLCSTGCNITVGVDPRKGEVSRIRPRINEEVNGHWICDRGRFDYKKVQELTRLKDPIMKSGKDYEIASWENAINSVGARLSGIKSGGAGTCVIAGSARLTNEEMFLAAKLSSTLGDCPVICAVGTEEIEKKFDLVSNDPYPNSAGAKNFMTQANGNDTKTTMDSLLAGRINTLVVIETDLFEMVSGHEKYALSRALEKISFLAIIDYRLTETARHAHVILPAASPYEKNGTFTNDAGRVQRIRKAIPPPGNAKSACEILCMIGERLDKALFSYGSASEVMDDISLKIPGYGGISYDRIGTVGKVLEHGAGR, from the coding sequence ATGCCCAAGATAACCATCGACGGAATTGAACTTGATGTGGACGACGGAATAAACGTCATCCAGGCTGCCGCGGTGGCCGGGATAGAGATCCCTCATTTCTGCTATCACCCTTCGCTGAGCGTGGTCGCCCAGTGCAGGCAATGCCTTGTGGAAGTGGAAGGCGTTCCCAAGGTACTCCCCGCGTGCAACACGACCGTAAGAGACGGCCTAGTGGTCAAGACGGACACCGAAAAAGCTTTTGAGGCAAGAAAGGCGGCCGTTGAGTTCACTCTGATAAACCACCCGCTTGACTGTCCCATATGCGCCAAGGGAGGGGAATGTCCGCTCCAGATGACCACTTTCGATCACGGTCCCGGCTACAGCAGGGTCGGCGGTCCCGAGAACAAGAAGGTAAGGCAGAAAACCTACCTGAGCGACCGCATAATGTACGACGCCAACAGGTGCATCATGTGCACCAGATGCGTGCGCTTCACGGATGAGGTAACGAAAACCCACGAACTTGGGACCACCGGAAGAGGCTTTCGGAAGAAAATCTCCGTTTTCCCCGGGAAAACACTCGATAATGAACTTGCGGGAAACGTGATTGACATCTGCCCGGTCGGTGCCCTGCTCCCCAAAGATAACCTTCACGAAGAGAGGGTCTGGTACATGAAATTCACAGACTCCGTGTGTTCTCTCTGCAGTACCGGGTGCAACATTACCGTGGGCGTCGATCCGAGAAAAGGAGAAGTCTCCCGCATACGCCCGAGAATAAACGAGGAAGTTAACGGACACTGGATATGCGACAGGGGAAGATTCGACTACAAGAAGGTCCAAGAGTTGACCAGACTTAAGGACCCCATAATGAAAAGCGGTAAGGACTACGAGATAGCCTCCTGGGAAAACGCGATTAACAGCGTCGGTGCCAGACTCTCTGGAATAAAGTCAGGCGGCGCGGGCACCTGCGTGATTGCGGGATCAGCCAGGCTTACAAATGAGGAAATGTTTCTCGCGGCGAAGCTTTCGTCCACACTTGGAGACTGCCCGGTAATCTGCGCTGTGGGAACCGAGGAAATAGAGAAAAAATTCGACCTCGTAAGCAACGACCCGTATCCAAACAGCGCCGGGGCCAAGAATTTCATGACGCAGGCAAACGGAAACGATACGAAAACTACGATGGACTCGCTGCTTGCCGGCAGGATCAATACGCTGGTAGTCATCGAGACAGACCTGTTCGAGATGGTTTCAGGCCACGAGAAGTACGCTCTTTCCCGGGCTCTTGAGAAAATCAGCTTTCTTGCCATCATCGACTACAGACTCACCGAGACCGCGAGACACGCTCACGTAATACTTCCGGCGGCAAGCCCCTATGAAAAAAACGGGACTTTCACGAACGACGCCGGACGGGTTCAGAGAATAAGAAAGGCCATCCCTCCTCCCGGGAATGCTAAGTCCGCATGCGAAATACTGTGCATGATCGGAGAACGGCTCGATAAAGCCCTGTTCAGTTACGGCTCCGCGTCGGAAGTGATGGATGACATAAGCCTCAAGATCCCCGGATACGGGGGGATTAGCTACGACAGGATAGGCACCGTCGGAAAAGTTCTTGAGCACGGCGCGGGCAGATGA
- a CDS encoding twin-arginine translocase TatA/TatE family subunit, giving the protein MFGLGTAELLIILFIALVVLGPKELPKVARTLGRGIRELQRAKDDIKKNIEFEDDMDEKTKFQTPKKDENV; this is encoded by the coding sequence ATGTTCGGACTCGGCACAGCTGAATTACTCATAATACTTTTCATCGCACTTGTGGTTCTGGGGCCCAAGGAGTTGCCCAAGGTCGCAAGAACCCTTGGCAGGGGGATAAGAGAGCTTCAAAGAGCCAAGGACGATATAAAAAAGAACATAGAATTTGAAGACGATATGGACGAAAAAACCAAGTTTCAGACACCCAAAAAGGACGAAAACGTCTGA
- a CDS encoding OFA family MFS transporter → MLRNKIFYGWIIVLAGHLLITLDGMVLYSFGIFLPYLNEAFGLSNTAGSSFFSLRCVCMAFSFVFAGRLIDTHDARALTFFGGLIAAFGFLLSAYAETTWELYLTYSVMVGIGDGFLYILPVTIISRWFVKKRALAIGIATAGVPVSGLVVNPLTTWLIESFGYERALVYLSVIFTAILCAAFLVKSHPEDMNLKAYGENSEDAKKQKGASDWSPKEAFSHSSFWLMYAAFFFGFNTFLIIVVNLFNFSVGAGISPLVAAGAPAFIGVGSIIGRIFFSGVVTNFLSDVRILFVCYFFQATSIIIILSVAEVWSLYLFGFLFGLFYSGWVPMFPTILGKFYGLKSLGSIFGIFGTGFSLAAISGPLVSGLLFDMTQSYQNSLIVAMAASFITAFLVLLIRTPVKKINKTAT, encoded by the coding sequence ATGCTTAGAAACAAAATTTTTTACGGATGGATCATAGTCTTAGCGGGACACCTGCTCATAACGCTTGACGGGATGGTTCTCTACTCGTTCGGGATATTTCTCCCTTACCTGAACGAAGCTTTCGGTCTCTCAAATACCGCCGGATCGTCATTTTTTTCCCTCAGATGCGTCTGCATGGCCTTCTCATTCGTGTTCGCGGGAAGGCTTATAGATACCCACGACGCGAGAGCCCTCACCTTTTTCGGAGGACTCATAGCGGCCTTCGGCTTTCTTCTCTCCGCTTATGCCGAAACCACATGGGAACTCTACCTGACCTACAGCGTAATGGTGGGAATAGGAGACGGGTTTCTCTACATACTGCCCGTCACCATTATCAGCAGGTGGTTTGTTAAGAAAAGGGCACTTGCCATAGGAATCGCCACGGCAGGGGTTCCGGTAAGCGGGCTGGTGGTAAACCCTCTTACTACCTGGCTTATAGAATCATTCGGTTACGAACGCGCCCTTGTTTATCTCTCCGTAATTTTTACCGCGATACTCTGTGCCGCATTCTTGGTGAAAAGCCATCCCGAGGACATGAACCTAAAAGCGTACGGAGAGAACTCGGAAGATGCAAAAAAACAGAAGGGGGCTTCTGACTGGAGTCCGAAGGAAGCGTTTTCACACTCAAGCTTCTGGCTTATGTACGCTGCCTTCTTCTTCGGGTTTAACACTTTTCTCATCATTGTCGTTAATCTTTTTAACTTCTCAGTAGGGGCAGGAATATCCCCTCTCGTCGCGGCAGGGGCACCCGCCTTCATAGGGGTTGGAAGCATTATCGGGCGGATTTTCTTCTCGGGAGTCGTGACCAACTTCCTAAGCGACGTGCGCATACTGTTTGTCTGCTATTTCTTCCAGGCAACCTCCATAATAATCATTCTGTCGGTCGCGGAGGTATGGTCGCTTTACCTGTTCGGCTTTCTGTTCGGCCTTTTCTACAGCGGGTGGGTGCCGATGTTTCCGACTATACTTGGAAAATTCTACGGTCTTAAGTCACTTGGAAGCATCTTCGGTATTTTTGGCACCGGATTCTCCCTCGCCGCGATCAGCGGCCCCCTTGTTTCCGGACTTCTCTTCGACATGACTCAGAGCTACCAGAACTCCCTTATTGTGGCAATGGCGGCGTCTTTTATAACGGCCTTCTTAGTACTGCTTATAAGGACTCCCGTAAAAAAAATTAACAAAACCGCCACTTAG
- a CDS encoding histidine--tRNA ligase translates to MKAARLHGFKDIFNPETERLRLVESRTKEVFERFGFSEIIIPVLELSGVYSTGLGDTTDIVQKEMYTFETKGGEWVSMRPEGTAGVVRAFIEHSLHRKSPVTKLYYSGEMFRHEKPQEGRQRSFNQIGAELFGSSDPLADSEIIAMLWLAITELGLSDHVELELNSIGKPAERERYKEALIGFLSPKKDSLCENCQNRLGTNPLRILDCKTGTCREVTSEIPFSIRDYLSEQSSEHLDALISSLEGKSIPYRLNPRIVRGLDYYTDTVFEVTTDKLGSQNAVAAGGRYDLLVERMGGPETPAVGFAIGLERILLLLEKTGTRRNSPGKKQLVCIIHIGDEARGEAAKIADDLRRKGIRVETEYENKSLKSQMRKANRTGAAYSVIIGEDELRKKVFSLRNMRTGEEKTLPIEKLADLGGHGDFRKLL, encoded by the coding sequence ATGAAAGCGGCCCGTCTTCACGGATTCAAAGACATATTCAACCCCGAAACGGAAAGACTGCGACTCGTAGAGAGCAGGACCAAAGAAGTGTTCGAACGCTTCGGTTTTTCCGAGATAATCATTCCGGTTCTGGAACTCTCCGGGGTCTACTCAACAGGTCTCGGCGACACTACCGACATCGTCCAGAAGGAGATGTACACGTTTGAGACCAAGGGCGGAGAGTGGGTTTCAATGAGGCCCGAGGGGACGGCGGGAGTCGTAAGGGCTTTTATCGAGCATTCCCTTCACAGGAAGTCGCCCGTGACGAAGCTTTACTACTCGGGGGAAATGTTCAGGCACGAGAAACCCCAGGAAGGAAGGCAGAGAAGCTTCAACCAGATAGGAGCCGAGCTTTTCGGTTCCAGTGACCCCCTTGCCGATTCAGAGATAATCGCAATGCTTTGGCTCGCGATCACGGAACTCGGGCTCTCAGATCACGTGGAACTTGAGCTTAACTCGATAGGAAAGCCTGCCGAGCGCGAGCGATACAAAGAAGCCCTTATCGGGTTTCTCTCCCCGAAGAAGGACTCCCTTTGCGAGAACTGCCAAAACAGACTAGGCACGAATCCCCTTCGGATACTCGACTGCAAAACCGGAACGTGCCGCGAGGTGACTTCCGAGATCCCCTTCTCGATCCGGGATTATCTCTCGGAGCAGAGCAGCGAGCACCTTGACGCTCTCATCTCCTCTCTCGAGGGAAAATCCATACCCTACAGACTCAACCCCAGAATAGTGAGAGGACTTGACTACTACACAGACACCGTCTTCGAGGTAACGACGGACAAGCTCGGTTCCCAGAACGCCGTGGCCGCCGGAGGAAGGTACGATCTTCTGGTGGAGCGGATGGGAGGACCGGAAACTCCCGCGGTGGGATTCGCTATTGGGCTTGAGAGGATACTCCTTCTGCTTGAAAAAACCGGGACGCGGAGGAATTCCCCCGGGAAAAAACAGCTCGTATGCATTATCCATATCGGCGATGAGGCCAGGGGTGAAGCGGCGAAAATAGCCGACGACCTGAGGAGAAAGGGTATACGGGTCGAGACCGAATACGAAAACAAAAGCCTGAAAAGCCAGATGAGAAAAGCGAACAGGACCGGGGCTGCGTACTCAGTAATTATCGGAGAGGACGAGCTTCGGAAAAAAGTCTTCTCGCTTCGCAACATGAGAACCGGAGAGGAAAAGACGCTTCCCATCGAAAAACTCGCCGACCTTGGAGGGCACGGCGATTTTCGGAAACTTCTCTGA
- a CDS encoding ABC transporter substrate-binding protein — MKRLIVLGSVLLFVSMGIFSLGCFHDEEDEAEVDCAETFCIGTLLAEGEDFNAPLIEAVGLAKDDINKAGGNIEIISGNSFQAGAGEAVASAMELLEMGVRGIVGPSYSSDSVAVHPFLSENEIVAISPSATSPRLTDMNKSVVDSGGQPFFFRVSPSDLFQGPILAKQARGNTVIVNRDDAWGEALAAIVEKEIMSDGRQVEVVSYNSEPSPPAADVVSRVEAAVQQIPDVESIVLLVFSEGGEIIRGLLDSSVIPEGIGYYVGDGLVFSTNLFPHVDEENGEIEGFRQVISTPPPGTRLEEFKERFNFSDYTAHAYDAVVILRLAALSAGSNDPSVYVSKVQEVTRGGTKCHSYATCAAALTDETTINDDIDYEGLSGPIDLNENGDITDGLYAVDTYDAQGVAQRIYLDFQGEEANTN; from the coding sequence GTGAAAAGATTAATCGTTCTGGGTTCTGTCCTGCTTTTTGTTTCCATGGGAATATTTTCTTTGGGGTGCTTTCACGACGAAGAAGATGAGGCGGAAGTAGATTGTGCGGAAACTTTCTGCATAGGAACACTTCTGGCTGAAGGCGAAGATTTTAACGCTCCTCTTATAGAAGCCGTGGGGCTTGCTAAAGACGACATTAACAAGGCAGGGGGAAATATAGAGATCATAAGCGGGAACTCTTTCCAGGCGGGAGCGGGTGAAGCTGTCGCGAGCGCAATGGAGCTTCTTGAAATGGGCGTACGCGGTATAGTGGGACCTTCATACTCCTCGGACTCTGTGGCGGTTCATCCTTTTCTAAGCGAAAATGAAATAGTCGCTATTTCACCCTCGGCCACTTCTCCTAGACTTACCGATATGAACAAAAGCGTCGTTGACTCTGGAGGTCAGCCTTTCTTCTTCAGAGTATCCCCTTCTGACCTCTTTCAGGGGCCGATACTGGCGAAGCAGGCTCGAGGCAACACGGTTATAGTGAATCGTGATGACGCATGGGGAGAAGCCCTTGCGGCAATTGTCGAAAAAGAGATAATGTCTGACGGCAGGCAGGTCGAGGTCGTTAGCTATAACTCTGAGCCATCTCCTCCAGCTGCCGATGTGGTCTCACGTGTCGAAGCGGCAGTGCAGCAAATCCCGGACGTAGAATCTATAGTGCTGCTTGTTTTTAGTGAGGGAGGGGAGATAATCAGAGGTCTGCTTGATTCTTCGGTGATTCCCGAGGGAATCGGGTATTACGTCGGGGACGGGCTCGTGTTCAGTACCAATCTTTTTCCGCATGTGGATGAGGAAAACGGTGAAATTGAAGGATTCAGGCAGGTAATTTCAACTCCACCTCCGGGCACAAGGCTTGAAGAATTCAAAGAACGGTTCAACTTTAGTGACTATACGGCACACGCCTACGATGCGGTGGTCATACTCCGCCTTGCGGCCTTAAGCGCCGGAAGCAACGACCCTTCCGTTTATGTTTCCAAAGTCCAGGAGGTCACGAGAGGTGGAACAAAGTGCCACAGTTACGCTACTTGCGCCGCGGCGCTTACCGACGAAACCACGATCAACGACGACATTGACTACGAGGGGCTTTCGGGTCCGATCGACCTTAACGAAAATGGAGATATAACGGACGGACTCTACGCGGTTGACACATACGACGCTCAGGGTGTAGCGCAAAGAATATATCTTGATTTTCAGGGCGAAGAAGCGAACACGAATTAA
- a CDS encoding GYD domain-containing protein has product MGKYIMLSNLTDEGRRTIKMRPERINEVNRELEEMGAKVEAQYAALGPYDFVNIVEAPDNETITKIVIELGSRGTIHIETLAAIPIGEFEEKLINE; this is encoded by the coding sequence ATGGGCAAATACATCATGCTTAGCAACCTCACCGACGAGGGCAGAAGGACCATAAAGATGAGGCCCGAGAGGATAAACGAGGTTAACAGGGAGCTTGAAGAGATGGGCGCCAAGGTCGAAGCCCAGTACGCAGCGCTCGGTCCTTATGATTTCGTTAACATAGTGGAAGCCCCGGATAACGAAACAATCACGAAAATCGTAATAGAACTCGGTTCAAGGGGCACAATCCATATAGAAACCCTTGCCGCAATTCCCATAGGCGAATTCGAAGAAAAACTGATAAACGAATAA
- the trxA gene encoding thioredoxin, with the protein MASSNIVEVVDSVFDKEVMESEVPVLVDFWAPWCGPCRALSPVIEEISNDYEGSVKVGKVNVDENPQTTMKFRIRSIPTLIVFKDGEVAEQIVGAVPKSEIEKVLNKTLD; encoded by the coding sequence ATGGCATCCTCAAACATAGTCGAAGTAGTAGATTCCGTGTTCGATAAGGAGGTAATGGAAAGCGAAGTCCCCGTCCTGGTCGACTTCTGGGCTCCCTGGTGCGGTCCCTGCAGGGCCCTTTCGCCTGTTATCGAGGAGATCTCCAATGACTACGAAGGCAGCGTTAAGGTGGGAAAGGTAAATGTGGACGAGAACCCACAGACGACCATGAAATTCCGCATAAGAAGCATTCCCACGCTGATAGTTTTTAAAGACGGAGAGGTCGCCGAGCAGATAGTCGGCGCCGTCCCGAAAAGTGAAATAGAAAAGGTATTGAACAAGACCCTGGACTGA